In Gemmatimonadota bacterium, one DNA window encodes the following:
- a CDS encoding sugar ABC transporter substrate-binding protein has protein sequence MNHLGKAPLIFGLLFLLAFPVIVFRGDDRSDTLEFWIFAQTHYDEFSARIPAFEAAHPGVKVELRLISKLHDKLLAAFLSGIGGPDLSEVEISSVGRFFKGTKEEIGFVDLTDRIEREGITDEFVQARLAPWSLGGRVYGLPRDVHPVMLLYRHDVYQEAGIDPASIETWDDFVRETRPLARDDDGDGRPDRYPIMLSAHKPGHFWLLLLQNGGGMFDEDGGVIIDNEIAVATLEFYCSLLNEAQLAIPEFSQDPASYAAMKEGIILGVLAPDWYISFVRRFVPELEGKWRAMPLPAWREGERRTSTWGGTMIAVTKQAENPDLAWEFAKFAYMDDEALANRYRKTFIIPPIKSAWSNPVYAESETYLDGQVLGRSLTELAPDIPGFHLNPYWAEANDLLRQAVYEAANGIRTPADALSYLAAQVRALMQESTVATDEEGELRLPSPRIESTETE, from the coding sequence ATGAACCACCTCGGCAAGGCACCCCTGATCTTCGGCCTGCTCTTCCTCCTGGCCTTTCCCGTCATCGTGTTCCGCGGCGACGACCGCTCGGACACGCTGGAGTTCTGGATCTTCGCACAGACGCACTACGATGAGTTCAGCGCCAGGATTCCGGCGTTCGAGGCGGCGCATCCCGGCGTCAAGGTCGAACTTCGGCTGATCTCGAAATTACACGACAAGCTCCTGGCCGCCTTCCTGTCCGGCATCGGCGGACCCGATCTTTCCGAAGTCGAGATTTCATCGGTAGGCAGGTTTTTCAAGGGCACGAAGGAGGAAATCGGCTTCGTGGACCTGACCGACCGTATCGAGCGCGAAGGGATCACGGATGAGTTCGTCCAGGCCCGGCTCGCGCCCTGGTCCTTAGGCGGCCGGGTATACGGCCTGCCCCGCGATGTCCATCCCGTCATGCTTCTGTACCGTCACGACGTGTACCAGGAAGCGGGGATCGATCCGGCATCCATCGAAACCTGGGACGATTTCGTCCGCGAGACCAGGCCCCTCGCCCGCGACGACGACGGCGACGGGCGGCCCGACCGCTACCCGATCATGCTGAGCGCCCACAAGCCCGGCCATTTCTGGCTTTTGCTCCTGCAGAACGGCGGCGGCATGTTCGATGAGGACGGCGGGGTCATCATCGACAACGAAATCGCCGTTGCCACCCTGGAATTCTACTGCAGCCTGCTCAACGAGGCGCAACTGGCCATCCCCGAATTCTCACAGGACCCGGCCAGCTACGCCGCCATGAAGGAAGGCATTATTCTGGGGGTGCTGGCGCCGGACTGGTACATCAGCTTCGTACGGAGGTTCGTCCCGGAGCTGGAGGGAAAATGGCGCGCCATGCCCCTGCCGGCCTGGCGGGAAGGCGAGCGACGCACCTCGACCTGGGGCGGCACCATGATCGCGGTCACCAAACAGGCCGAAAACCCGGACCTCGCCTGGGAATTCGCCAAGTTCGCCTACATGGACGACGAGGCCCTCGCGAACCGTTACCGCAAGACCTTTATCATCCCGCCGATCAAGTCCGCATGGTCCAACCCGGTGTACGCCGAGTCCGAGACGTACCTGGACGGGCAGGTCCTGGGCAGAAGCCTGACGGAACTCGCGCCCGATATCCCCGGATTCCACCTGAACCCCTATTGGGCCGAGGCCAACGATCTGCTGCGGCAGGCCGTGTACGAGGCCGCCAATGGGATCCGGACGCCCGCCGATGCGCTGTCCTACCTGGCAGCGCAGGTCCGCGCGCTGATGCAGGAATCGACAGT